The genomic region TGCACAGGGGTGAATCCAACCATAGTTGGCAAGCTGCAAGGGATCATTTAGCGCACAATCATGGACATCGTGATCGCCACGCTGACCTCGCCGGTCATCCTCTTCTTCATTCTTGGCATGTTGGCGGCCTTTGCTCGGTCCGATCTTGCGATACCCGAAGCGATCGCCAAGGGCCTTTCACTCTACCTGATGGCCGCGATCGGGTTGAAAGGCGGCGTTGCCGTTTCGGAATCCGGTTTCACGCCGGATTTGGCACTTGCAGCCGCCGCCGGTGTCGCCCTCTCCTTCCTTATTCCCTATTTTGCGTTCGCTTTATTGCGGAGCTTCGGTCGGCTCGACCAGGTGAATGCCGGCGCTGTTTCGGCCCATTATGGCTCGGTCAGTGTTGTCACCTTCGTCACGGCTACGGAGATTTACACCGGCCAATCAATCGGCCCTGCTGGCTATATGGTCGCGGTGCTCGCACTGATGGAAACGCCAGCGATTATCAGCGGTCTGATGCTCGCCCGGCGCGGCGAAAAACGCGCAGACAGCGCGGGCGGCGGATTGATGCACGAAGTCCTCCTCAACGCCTCGGTGGTCCTCTTGATGGGTAGCTTCCTGATCGGCCTTGTCGCGGGCCCATCCGGGTTCGAAGCGATTGCGCCCTTGTTCCAGATCCCATTCACCGGCGTCTTGTGCTTCTTCCTGCTCGATATGGGCCTAGTTGCAGCGCGCCGGCTGGTCGAATCCCGGGCGATGACAGTGCGGCTGACCATCCTCGGCATCCTGTTTCCGATTGCCAATGGCGTGATCGGAACCGTGTTGGGCACCGCTATCGGCCTTGATGTCGGCTCTGCGGCCGCGCTGGGCGTGCTTGGTGCCAGCGCCTCCTATATCGCGGTTCCGGCAGCCATGCGTATGGCGCTGCCCGAAGCGGACCCTGGCCTCTATCTTTCCATGTCACTTGGCGTCACCTTCCCATTCAACATCATTTTTGGCATTCCGCTGTTCGCAGCCCTTGCGCAGGCGATAGGATAACCATGGTTGAAACCGTAACCCGCAAACGCATCGAGATCCTGGTGGACAAGCCGCTCGCGCAAGTCCCGATCCAGGCGGCAGCGGATGTCGGCATTGCCGGATATTCGCTCGTGCCCGTCCAGTCGGGATCCGGCCGGCATGGCAGCTGGCGCAATGACCGTATCTCTGGCGCAGAGAATAAAGTCCTATTCCTGACCATCGCATCTGAAGACAAAGCCGATGCATTGGTTGAAGCACTCGCGCCCAAACTTGATAGCCACAGCCTGCTGCTCACGGTTGCCGATGTACAGGTTGTCAGAGGAGACCGTTTCTAATGCCTGAATTTGGTGCGCTGCTTGATGGATACTACCGCTTCCGCGCTGGCGACTACGCCGCCCAAAAGCGTCGTTATGACAATCTCGCAGATGAGGGACAGCACCCGCCCGTGATGATCATCGGCTGTTGCGATAGCCGCGTCGATCCCGCTACGATCTTTGATACCGTTCCAGGTCAGATGTTTGCCCTGCGCAATGTGGCCAATCTGGTTCCGCCCTATCAACCCGATGACGGCCTGCACGGTGCTTCGGCGGCTATCGAGTTTGCGGTGGTCCATTTGGAGGTGCGCCATCTGGTCGTGATGGGCCATGGCAAATGCGGCGGCATCTCGGCCTCGCTCCATGGGGAGGGTCGCGGCGTACCAGGCGAGAGTTTTATCGATGACTGGATGACGATCATCGAGGACGGTCGCAACCGGGTTGTCGAACGCGTGGCTGCCGACCCCTCCCTTGATGCCCAACGCGAGTTGGAGCTGGAAGGTATTCGAACCAGCCTCCGCAACTTGCTCACCTTCCCCTATGTTGCCGAACGTGTCGAAGCGGGAACA from Parasphingopyxis sp. CP4 harbors:
- a CDS encoding sodium-dependent bicarbonate transport family permease, producing the protein MDIVIATLTSPVILFFILGMLAAFARSDLAIPEAIAKGLSLYLMAAIGLKGGVAVSESGFTPDLALAAAAGVALSFLIPYFAFALLRSFGRLDQVNAGAVSAHYGSVSVVTFVTATEIYTGQSIGPAGYMVAVLALMETPAIISGLMLARRGEKRADSAGGGLMHEVLLNASVVLLMGSFLIGLVAGPSGFEAIAPLFQIPFTGVLCFFLLDMGLVAARRLVESRAMTVRLTILGILFPIANGVIGTVLGTAIGLDVGSAAALGVLGASASYIAVPAAMRMALPEADPGLYLSMSLGVTFPFNIIFGIPLFAALAQAIG
- a CDS encoding carbonic anhydrase, whose amino-acid sequence is MPEFGALLDGYYRFRAGDYAAQKRRYDNLADEGQHPPVMIIGCCDSRVDPATIFDTVPGQMFALRNVANLVPPYQPDDGLHGASAAIEFAVVHLEVRHLVVMGHGKCGGISASLHGEGRGVPGESFIDDWMTIIEDGRNRVVERVAADPSLDAQRELELEGIRTSLRNLLTFPYVAERVEAGTLKLHGAWFAISEGELHVMDDETGEFAPA